From one Gemella morbillorum genomic stretch:
- a CDS encoding VRR-NUC domain-containing protein, protein MLESLIEQHLVKEVNRRDGLCLKFNSQSMTGIPDRIILMKNGTVGFVEVKQKGKKPRPLQELRMKQLRRLGFKVYTLDEKEKIGEILDEICST, encoded by the coding sequence ATGCTAGAAAGCTTAATAGAACAACATTTAGTAAAAGAAGTTAATAGAAGAGATGGTTTATGTTTGAAATTTAATAGTCAAAGTATGACAGGAATTCCAGACAGAATAATATTGATGAAAAATGGTACTGTTGGTTTCGTTGAGGTTAAGCAAAAAGGTAAGAAACCAAGACCACTTCAAGAATTAAGAATGAAACAATTAAGGCGGTTAGGATTTAAAGTATACACACTTGATGAAAAAGAGAAGATAGGAGAAATCTTAGATGAGATATGTAGCACATAA
- a CDS encoding phage/plasmid primase, P4 family: MRLTIHRSNFQGNAKNCTYDVKRLIENIEQLKEVVCFDHVCANFKNNYRNKDNFLECDCDVFDCDNEHSDNPNDWIYPEDYEYLLEGASHVVVPSRNNNKEKNGKVARPRHHVYIPHRLFLTSDECEIFKKQVYEKYNFFDKNALDCSRFIFGNITDEVIWFEGEKNLDEILGVADAFTLLESKEHTPVIEQGSRNSTMSHLAGKIIKRYGATDESYSMYLEQASKCTPPLDDSELNSIWYSATKFGKKIASQEGYIKPEDYNQEFKFKPTDYSDVGQAIVLSREFQDRIKYSPATDYLVYNGSYWEESVPNAQAVAHELTELQLKEAYDEINLCLKQLTDVGVMPMITSLGMKKVKENLDDNQRRIVEKYEQALAYEKYAIKRRDSKNIWSTLKEVRPLIQIEPTSLDRDEFLLNTPSETYNLKTGLSKEHDYNDFISKQTSIDPSNKGKKLWEEALRTFFLGDEELIKYVQKIVGLAVVGKVYVEALIIAYGEGSNGKSTFWNVVARVLGSYSGNISADMLTVGCRRNVKPELAEAKGKRLLIAAELEEGMRMNTSNVKQLCSTDEIFAEKKFKSPFSYVPSHTLVLYTNHLPKVGAIDNGTWRRLIVIPFNAQIKGKGDIKNYADYLYENAGGAILEWILTGSKEVIEANFKLEKPKVVKDAIEKYKEDNNWLGEFLEECCEIDISYTEKSGLLYSEYRAFCMRTGAFTRSTTDFYNALLSEGFRKRKMTKGSFIYGLKLKSNFLE; the protein is encoded by the coding sequence ATGAGGTTAACTATTCATAGATCAAACTTTCAAGGTAACGCTAAGAATTGTACTTATGATGTTAAGCGTTTAATTGAAAATATAGAACAATTAAAAGAGGTAGTATGTTTTGATCACGTATGTGCTAATTTTAAAAATAATTATCGAAATAAAGATAATTTCTTAGAGTGTGACTGTGATGTTTTTGATTGTGATAATGAACATAGTGATAATCCAAATGATTGGATTTATCCAGAAGATTATGAGTATTTACTTGAAGGAGCAAGTCACGTTGTAGTTCCTAGTCGAAATAATAATAAAGAAAAGAATGGGAAAGTAGCTAGACCTAGACATCATGTTTATATCCCGCATAGGTTATTTTTGACATCAGATGAGTGTGAAATTTTTAAAAAACAGGTGTATGAGAAATATAACTTTTTTGATAAAAATGCATTAGATTGTTCAAGATTTATTTTTGGGAATATTACTGATGAAGTTATTTGGTTTGAAGGTGAAAAGAATCTAGATGAAATACTTGGAGTTGCAGATGCTTTTACGCTTTTAGAATCAAAGGAGCATACACCAGTAATTGAACAAGGTAGTCGTAATTCTACTATGAGTCATTTAGCTGGAAAGATTATAAAACGATACGGAGCAACCGATGAAAGTTATTCTATGTATTTAGAACAAGCCTCTAAATGCACACCACCTTTAGATGACAGCGAACTTAACTCCATCTGGTATAGTGCAACTAAGTTCGGAAAGAAAATTGCTAGTCAAGAAGGGTATATTAAACCCGAAGATTACAATCAGGAATTTAAATTTAAGCCTACAGATTATTCAGATGTAGGTCAAGCTATAGTTCTTTCTAGAGAGTTTCAAGACAGAATAAAATACTCTCCAGCAACCGATTATTTAGTTTATAACGGAAGCTACTGGGAGGAGTCTGTACCAAATGCTCAGGCTGTAGCACATGAACTAACTGAACTTCAATTAAAAGAAGCGTATGATGAGATAAATCTATGTCTTAAACAATTAACTGACGTAGGAGTTATGCCGATGATAACAAGTTTAGGTATGAAGAAAGTTAAGGAAAACTTGGATGATAACCAAAGAAGAATAGTTGAAAAGTATGAACAAGCTTTAGCTTATGAGAAGTATGCTATTAAAAGACGTGATAGTAAAAATATCTGGTCTACATTAAAAGAAGTGCGTCCTTTAATTCAAATAGAACCTACTTCACTTGATAGAGATGAGTTTTTATTAAATACACCAAGTGAAACTTATAATCTAAAAACGGGTCTTTCAAAAGAACATGACTACAATGATTTTATAAGTAAACAAACAAGTATTGATCCATCAAATAAAGGTAAAAAATTATGGGAAGAGGCGCTAAGGACATTTTTTTTAGGTGATGAGGAACTCATAAAATATGTTCAAAAAATAGTAGGCTTAGCTGTTGTTGGAAAGGTTTATGTCGAAGCGTTAATTATTGCTTATGGTGAGGGGAGTAATGGTAAAAGTACATTTTGGAATGTAGTAGCGAGGGTTCTTGGCAGTTATAGTGGGAATATATCTGCAGACATGCTAACTGTGGGATGTAGAAGAAATGTAAAACCTGAACTAGCAGAGGCAAAAGGGAAACGACTTCTTATTGCAGCTGAACTTGAAGAGGGAATGAGAATGAATACATCAAACGTAAAACAACTTTGCTCGACAGATGAAATTTTTGCTGAGAAAAAATTCAAATCACCATTTAGTTATGTTCCTTCACATACTCTTGTTCTTTATACTAATCACTTGCCAAAAGTAGGTGCGATAGATAATGGAACGTGGAGAAGACTTATTGTAATTCCTTTTAACGCACAGATTAAAGGCAAAGGTGACATCAAAAACTATGCTGATTACCTTTATGAAAATGCTGGGGGTGCAATTTTAGAGTGGATACTCACTGGATCGAAAGAAGTAATCGAAGCTAACTTTAAGCTAGAAAAACCAAAAGTAGTAAAAGATGCTATTGAAAAATACAAAGAGGACAATAACTGGCTAGGAGAATTTTTAGAAGAATGCTGTGAAATTGATATCAGTTATACTGAAAAAAGTGGGCTGCTTTACTCCGAGTACCGAGCTTTTTGCATGAGGACTGGAGCTTTTACGAGAAGTACTACAGACTTTTATAATGCACTTTTGAGTGAAGGATTTAGAAAAAGAAAAATGACTAAAGGATCTTTTATTTATGGATTAAAATTAAAATCTAATTTTTTAGAGTAG
- a CDS encoding DUF4406 domain-containing protein, protein MSKSQRKIKLEKKEAYKSLVYICAPYRGDIEANIKKAIKLGRLAYMEGNIPIIPHVLFPFMDDSNEVDRKNAMFADIILLGKCSEIWVLGDNITEGMKVEIDIAKKHHKTIKYFTEVK, encoded by the coding sequence ATGAGTAAGAGTCAAAGGAAAATCAAATTAGAAAAGAAAGAGGCTTATAAATCTTTGGTCTATATTTGCGCTCCGTACAGAGGAGATATAGAAGCGAATATTAAAAAGGCTATAAAGCTAGGAAGACTTGCTTATATGGAGGGTAATATTCCAATAATACCTCATGTGTTATTTCCATTTATGGATGACTCAAATGAAGTAGATAGGAAAAATGCTATGTTTGCGGATATCATTCTACTTGGAAAATGCAGTGAAATCTGGGTTTTAGGTGACAATATCACAGAAGGTATGAAAGTAGAAATTGATATAGCTAAAAAACATCATAAAACTATAAAGTATTTTACGGAGGTAAAGTAA
- a CDS encoding Rha family transcriptional regulator, protein MKELIPKNEYGLFADKKDIARVDSLYVAEFFEKNHKEVLRDIRNIAAPNSGLSKEFAERNFALGSYKDKQNQKRPCYYLTRDGFTILVMGYTGKKALRFKELYIRRFNEMEELIKSLVKARTEFPLLTENIKLLHEKPKPYHFSNECDMINRIVLGKSAKQFRLENNLENGTSIRPYLTEVQINLIEKLQKVDIGLLVAFPNYEDKKRHLEWYKQKWEEKINE, encoded by the coding sequence ATGAAGGAACTAATACCAAAAAATGAATATGGTTTATTCGCAGATAAAAAGGATATTGCAAGAGTTGACAGTTTGTATGTGGCAGAGTTTTTCGAGAAAAATCATAAAGAAGTTTTAAGAGATATTCGAAATATAGCAGCTCCCAATTCTGGGTTGAGTAAAGAATTTGCTGAGCGCAATTTTGCGCTGGGGTCATATAAAGATAAGCAAAATCAAAAACGACCTTGTTATTATTTAACACGTGACGGTTTTACTATCTTGGTAATGGGGTACACAGGGAAAAAAGCATTAAGATTTAAAGAATTATATATTAGACGTTTTAATGAAATGGAAGAACTTATTAAGTCTTTAGTAAAAGCAAGAACTGAGTTTCCATTATTAACTGAAAATATCAAATTACTTCATGAAAAGCCAAAACCGTATCATTTTAGTAATGAATGTGACATGATTAATCGTATTGTTTTAGGAAAGTCTGCAAAACAATTCCGTTTAGAGAATAATCTTGAAAATGGGACTAGTATTCGTCCTTATTTAACAGAGGTTCAAATTAACTTGATTGAAAAATTACAAAAGGTAGATATCGGACTTTTGGTCGCTTTTCCTAACTATGAAGATAAGAAGCGACATTTAGAGTGGTACAAACAAAAATGGGAGGAAAAAATCAATGAGTAA